CGTACTCGCCCTTCTTGTCCTTTCTCGAGATCAGAGCCAGGTGATACGCACGCCGATCCGTCATGATGACGAGATTGGTGGCGATGCCGTACTCGCGTGGCTTGACGACCAGATGGGGAATGGCCTCCGCACCGCTCTGGGTAAACGCCAGTTCAGCGTTCCAGCGAGCCGTATCCCCGAACATGACCGAATTGACGGCTTCGCCCGCCTGAAGCTCGATGTCACAAACGCGAAGAGGTTTGCAATAGAGCACCGGATTGCTTTCGCCGAAAGGCCACAGCACGAAGCCGGGACGACGCACGACAGGCGCATCGCCGGTCCGAATGAACTCCTCCAGCGCTTCCTCCGCGAATTGCGCATCACCGCCCAGGTGCGCTCCGGTGCCGGGCGGCGGCGTCATCTCAATCGGCTCCTTCACGACGAGCGTCGCTTCCACGAGCGGGGCCGGAGGGCTGTCGGTCGTCGCACAGCCGAGCGAAATACCAGCAAGGAGAATCAGCGGTAGGAGTTTCGTCTTCATCGGATAGGCTCCGTCCATGAGAGTCGGGTCACGAAGAGCCCGATCGGGTTCTCGAAATTCTTCGTCGAAGGCTCGTCGGCCTCGAGCTCGAAGACGCCCCGAAAATGGCGAGACGTCACGAGATGCCCCTCGAGCGTGCGAGCGCGTTCGCGCCAGGTTGCCTCGAACATCTTCTCGCCCCGGCGCAAAATCGAGGACACCTCGACTTCAATGGTCCGCTTTCGCATGACCTCGAAGGGACTGACTTCGCGGTAGTACTCGCGCAGGCGTTCTGCGGCCGCGCCTCGCGCTAGAGCATGGGTTCGCTCGAGCAGCGTCTTCTGCGCCGTGCGGTCGCCTACGACGGTTCGCCAGCTCGAAATGAAGCTCGCAAGCTGTGCGTTGTAGAGGCGCTCATCATCCCATCCCGTTGCATCGAGCGGACCGGCGTAAGCGATCGTCCCCATCTCATCGACCTTGACCACGAAGGGGATCATCTTCGACTGAGACCCCACGACAATCAGCCCGACGGCGAGTAGTGCGGAGAGGCCGAGCGACGCGAACGCGACGCGCCGCCAGAAGATCGTCGCGTGGATGAAGTCGCCGTAGCGCTCCGTCCACTCGTTTCGAGCTGCGATGTAGAGCTCGGTCCAGGGGTTCTCGTCGTGCTTGCTCATT
The genomic region above belongs to bacterium and contains:
- the trbG gene encoding P-type conjugative transfer protein TrbG, with protein sequence MKTKLLPLILLAGISLGCATTDSPPAPLVEATLVVKEPIEMTPPPGTGAHLGGDAQFAEEALEEFIRTGDAPVVRRPGFVLWPFGESNPVLYCKPLRVCDIELQAGEAVNSVMFGDTARWNAELAFTQSGAEAIPHLVVKPREYGIATNLVIMTDRRAYHLALISRKDKKGEYVRNARFYYPREAVAAWNRAVASGGDSGGFFSRLFSGESPKIRDVESLNFQYEITPTGRNAPSWTPVEAFDDGARTFIQFPEAVATGGGARTPVLFVRDEAEREVRNYRVHGDTYVVDGLFETAVLVLGERSVTVKAKKRREPRRVKPGHKRRGGRR
- a CDS encoding VirB8/TrbF family protein, whose amino-acid sequence is MSKHDENPWTELYIAARNEWTERYGDFIHATIFWRRVAFASLGLSALLAVGLIVVGSQSKMIPFVVKVDEMGTIAYAGPLDATGWDDERLYNAQLASFISSWRTVVGDRTAQKTLLERTHALARGAAAERLREYYREVSPFEVMRKRTIEVEVSSILRRGEKMFEATWRERARTLEGHLVTSRHFRGVFELEADEPSTKNFENPIGLFVTRLSWTEPIR